In Verrucomicrobiia bacterium, the following proteins share a genomic window:
- a CDS encoding response regulator: protein MARILAIDDEAPFRVVLEKMLRALGHEVVLAADGQEGMKLAMQGHLDLVITDLYMPNQDGLETIIGLRKIAPRLGIIAISGKPAGGPLLRVAQHLGAVSILYKPFSVEELAVALSQATQPTSPGTATPGSTSR, encoded by the coding sequence ATGGCTCGAATTCTGGCAATTGACGATGAAGCGCCCTTCCGGGTTGTCCTGGAAAAGATGCTTCGCGCCCTTGGGCATGAGGTGGTTCTCGCCGCCGACGGCCAGGAGGGAATGAAACTGGCGATGCAAGGCCACCTGGATTTGGTCATCACTGATCTTTACATGCCCAACCAGGATGGCTTGGAGACGATCATCGGGCTTCGCAAAATTGCGCCCCGGCTGGGCATCATCGCCATCTCGGGCAAACCTGCCGGGGGCCCGCTCCTGCGGGTTGCCCAGCATCTGGGCGCTGTCTCGATTTTGTATAAGCCATTTTCCGTCGAAGAGTTGGCGGTCGCCTTGAGCCAGGCAACGCAGCCTACCAGTCCTGGTACGGCAACACCCGGGTCAACTAGCCGCTGA
- a CDS encoding rhodanese-like domain-containing protein — protein MEHAPGFLKIVNEERPYVKEITVEQARERLARNPQALLIDVREDAEWEKGHAAQAMHLGKGVLERDIEAAVPGSDREIIMYCGGGYRSVLTAAMAQRMGYRNVYSLIGGYKALVKEKWPMA, from the coding sequence ATGGAACATGCACCCGGGTTTCTGAAGATCGTCAATGAAGAGCGGCCTTACGTCAAAGAGATCACCGTCGAACAAGCGCGTGAGCGATTGGCCAGGAATCCTCAAGCGCTGCTCATCGATGTGCGTGAGGACGCCGAATGGGAGAAGGGCCATGCCGCCCAAGCGATGCATTTAGGCAAAGGCGTTCTGGAACGGGACATCGAAGCGGCTGTTCCCGGCAGCGACCGGGAAATCATCATGTATTGCGGAGGCGGCTATCGCTCGGTGTTAACGGCGGCCATGGCCCAGCGAATGGGCTATCGAAATGTCTATTCGCTCATAGGCGGCTATAAGGCGCTCGTGAAAGAAAAATGGCCAATGGCCTAG
- the hisF gene encoding imidazole glycerol phosphate synthase subunit HisF — MIAKRVIPCLDVHAGQVTRGVQFGKAEAGELRNVGDPVALAMRYNEQGADEMVFFDITASAHGRAAMVDVIERTADQCFMPLTVGGGLRSVEDMYAMLRAGADKISINSSALANPDLIRAGAEKFGSQCIVISIDAKRAGQGRWEVFSHGGRKATGLEAVEWAQRAVSLGAGEIVLNSIDADGTKAGFDLEITRRVSEAVGVPVVASGGAGQLEHMAAVLLEGRADAVLAASIFHFGQHTVQEVKAFLSKRGIPVRLTGARHEPL; from the coding sequence ATGATAGCTAAACGGGTCATCCCCTGCCTTGATGTCCATGCGGGCCAGGTCACGCGTGGCGTCCAGTTTGGCAAGGCAGAGGCCGGGGAGCTGCGCAACGTGGGCGACCCCGTGGCGCTGGCCATGCGCTATAATGAACAAGGCGCTGACGAAATGGTTTTTTTCGACATCACGGCCAGCGCCCATGGCCGCGCTGCCATGGTCGATGTTATCGAACGCACCGCCGACCAATGTTTCATGCCGCTTACAGTTGGCGGAGGGCTGCGCTCGGTCGAAGACATGTACGCCATGCTCCGGGCGGGCGCCGATAAAATCAGCATCAACTCCTCGGCCTTGGCCAACCCGGACCTCATCCGGGCTGGGGCCGAAAAGTTCGGCAGCCAATGCATCGTCATTTCGATTGACGCCAAACGGGCAGGGCAGGGCCGGTGGGAGGTTTTTTCACACGGAGGGCGCAAGGCCACAGGTTTGGAAGCGGTCGAATGGGCCCAGCGCGCCGTTTCATTGGGGGCCGGTGAAATTGTTCTCAACAGCATCGATGCCGATGGAACCAAGGCAGGGTTCGACCTGGAGATTACGCGGCGCGTCAGTGAAGCCGTGGGGGTGCCGGTGGTTGCCAGCGGCGGGGCCGGCCAACTGGAGCACATGGCTGCGGTTCTGCTCGAGGGCAGGGCCGATGCGGTGCTTGCGGCCAGCATCTTTCATTTCGGCCAGCACACGGTCCAGGAGGTGAAGGCATTCCTGTCCAAAAGGGGCATCCCGGTAAGGCTCACTGGGGCCCGGCACGAGCCTTTGTGA
- a CDS encoding Gfo/Idh/MocA family oxidoreductase: MTSFETVPHKELTRRRFIRGTAAAALAASAFPAMMPGSALGQNGAVAPSNRLSVGVIGCGPQGRGDMSGFLNEKDCQVVAVCDVKSDQLDVARHAVNRHYDNKDCQTYHDFRELVMRKDIDACLIATPDHWHVLTALAAVNSGKDIYLEKPLAVSLEEGQVLRKAVRKQKRIFQFGTQQRSGPMFWRACELVRNGRIGKLRHINVWAPGSSPGGSVKESTPPPGLDYDFWLGQAPMTPYTQDRCIDDSNRKTWWFISDYTLGFVSGWGVHPLDIALWGGGELLGGTVEVEGRGTFRNTEGVCDTATVWEVDYKFSSGVTMKFIGVPNGHNQGMPTGDPWLYQDEWKTRYRRIESHGTAFEGSDGWAHIDRSGINLQPEDLIDVNPDSLEVSLVHSPGHVRNFLDCMKSRKDTVCPVEAAVAVDTLCHLADAAMRLERRLTFDLKAERFIHDEAANQRLKARPMRKPWHL; encoded by the coding sequence ATGACTTCATTCGAGACTGTGCCACACAAAGAGCTTACCCGCCGCCGCTTCATCCGTGGCACGGCTGCCGCTGCCTTGGCGGCATCGGCGTTTCCCGCGATGATGCCAGGCTCGGCCCTGGGCCAGAACGGCGCTGTCGCACCGAGCAACCGCCTGAGCGTGGGGGTGATCGGCTGCGGGCCGCAGGGCAGGGGAGACATGAGCGGCTTTCTCAACGAGAAAGATTGCCAGGTGGTGGCCGTATGTGACGTCAAATCCGACCAACTCGATGTGGCGCGGCATGCGGTCAACCGGCATTACGACAATAAGGATTGCCAAACCTATCATGACTTTAGGGAACTAGTCATGCGCAAGGACATCGATGCCTGCCTGATCGCCACCCCTGACCACTGGCATGTCCTGACGGCGCTGGCGGCCGTAAATTCCGGCAAGGACATCTACCTGGAGAAACCGCTGGCGGTCTCGCTGGAAGAGGGGCAGGTCCTGCGCAAGGCCGTCCGCAAGCAGAAGAGAATCTTCCAATTCGGGACGCAGCAACGCTCCGGGCCGATGTTTTGGCGAGCCTGTGAACTGGTGCGCAATGGCCGGATTGGCAAGCTGCGACACATCAATGTTTGGGCGCCGGGCAGCTCCCCGGGAGGTTCGGTCAAAGAGAGCACCCCGCCCCCTGGACTGGATTATGACTTCTGGCTCGGCCAGGCCCCCATGACGCCGTACACCCAAGACCGATGCATTGACGATTCGAACCGGAAGACCTGGTGGTTTATTTCCGACTACACGCTGGGCTTTGTCTCCGGCTGGGGCGTTCATCCACTGGACATCGCTCTTTGGGGCGGCGGCGAACTGCTCGGCGGGACCGTCGAGGTCGAAGGGCGCGGCACCTTTCGCAACACCGAAGGGGTGTGCGACACCGCCACGGTCTGGGAGGTGGATTATAAATTCAGCAGCGGCGTGACAATGAAATTCATCGGCGTTCCGAACGGGCACAATCAAGGAATGCCGACGGGTGATCCGTGGCTCTATCAGGATGAATGGAAGACGCGTTACCGGCGCATCGAAAGCCACGGCACGGCCTTCGAGGGGAGTGATGGTTGGGCGCACATCGACAGGAGCGGGATTAACCTTCAGCCGGAGGACCTCATCGATGTGAACCCAGATAGCTTGGAGGTGTCCCTGGTTCACAGTCCGGGCCACGTCCGTAACTTCCTGGATTGCATGAAGAGTCGAAAGGACACCGTCTGCCCCGTTGAGGCAGCAGTGGCGGTGGACACGCTTTGCCACCTTGCGGATGCGGCCATGCGGTTGGAGCGCCGGCTGACGTTCGATCTCAAAGCGGAGCGTTTTATCCATGATGAAGCGGCCAACCAACGGCTCAAAGCGCGCCCCATGCGCAAACCGTGGCATTTATGA
- a CDS encoding ABC transporter permease subunit: MSFLPIVARELRVAARRRGTYWLRSAAALAVIIAGAWLFLVMQSGPSRDLGKGLLTVLTGSAGLFALFSGLRSTADCLSEEKREGTLGLLFLTDLKGYDVVLGKLAANSLNACYALLAAVPMLGIPLLIGGITAGEVARLALVILNTLFFSLAVGILVSTLSRSAQRASALTLVLLLLPTAAAPALGAMWIAHTRAPSVPELFLLPSPAYSFNLAFAGFYRTRPDQFLYSMLVVHGMGWLCLLAASLIAPHCWQERSAKTFGARWREWWQQWAYGEMAQRLAFRKRLLDTNAFLWLAARIRLRPLSIWAVLALFGCGWLWGLAKFRRDWLNEGVYLTTGLLLNFFIKSAFAAEAARTLAEERRAGTLELLLSTPLSVREILAGQALALQRQFLGPVLAVLCIECVFVRAGLPDLVIDDERGLWVSVWVAGMLMLVTDLAALYWVAMWQGLTAKNAARAASQSLARILLCPWAGIALVILIGAVSQMNGSPPPDVSWHFFLALWFILGLAADFGFAAYARQKLLTEFRLAAQQRYSPGFWERLLQRTAPDSGQAPQIPLTANRRAALSRDIPPNSAT, encoded by the coding sequence ATGAGTTTCCTGCCTATTGTGGCCCGTGAATTGCGCGTCGCCGCCAGGCGGCGAGGGACTTATTGGCTGCGCAGCGCGGCGGCCCTGGCGGTGATCATCGCCGGAGCCTGGCTTTTCCTGGTGATGCAAAGCGGCCCCTCGCGCGACCTGGGGAAGGGACTTTTGACTGTTCTGACCGGCAGCGCCGGCCTCTTTGCCCTCTTCAGCGGGCTGCGTTCAACGGCGGATTGTCTCAGCGAGGAAAAGCGCGAAGGAACGTTAGGTCTCTTATTTTTAACCGATCTCAAGGGTTACGACGTGGTTTTAGGGAAACTGGCGGCCAATTCGCTAAACGCATGTTACGCCCTGCTGGCTGCGGTGCCGATGCTGGGCATCCCGCTGTTGATAGGAGGCATCACGGCGGGTGAAGTGGCTCGGCTCGCCCTGGTTATCCTCAACACGCTTTTCTTCTCCCTTGCGGTTGGCATCCTGGTCTCGACTTTAAGCCGGTCGGCCCAACGAGCCTCGGCCCTGACCCTGGTCCTTTTGTTGCTGCCCACTGCCGCCGCGCCGGCTCTCGGCGCGATGTGGATCGCCCATACCAGAGCGCCTTCTGTCCCGGAGTTGTTCCTTCTGCCAAGCCCGGCCTACAGTTTCAATCTGGCTTTTGCGGGGTTTTATCGAACCCGGCCAGACCAGTTTTTGTATTCCATGCTGGTTGTCCATGGGATGGGTTGGCTGTGCCTGCTGGCTGCCAGTCTCATCGCGCCCCATTGCTGGCAGGAAAGAAGCGCCAAAACCTTTGGCGCGCGCTGGCGAGAATGGTGGCAACAGTGGGCCTACGGCGAGATGGCTCAGCGCTTGGCCTTTCGCAAGCGGTTGCTCGATACCAATGCCTTCCTGTGGCTTGCCGCCCGCATTCGCCTCAGGCCCCTCTCCATCTGGGCAGTTCTCGCCCTCTTTGGCTGCGGCTGGCTATGGGGCCTGGCCAAGTTCAGGCGCGACTGGCTCAATGAAGGGGTCTATCTGACCACCGGTCTGCTTCTGAATTTCTTCATCAAATCAGCCTTTGCGGCAGAGGCCGCCCGCACCCTGGCGGAGGAGCGCAGAGCGGGCACGCTCGAACTGCTGCTCTCAACCCCTCTGAGCGTGCGGGAGATTTTGGCCGGCCAGGCCCTGGCGCTGCAACGGCAATTTCTTGGCCCAGTGCTGGCTGTGTTGTGCATCGAATGCGTCTTTGTGCGGGCTGGTCTGCCCGATCTGGTGATCGATGATGAGCGCGGGTTGTGGGTCTCGGTTTGGGTGGCGGGCATGTTGATGCTGGTGACCGATTTGGCCGCGCTCTATTGGGTGGCGATGTGGCAGGGGCTGACCGCTAAAAACGCCGCGCGCGCCGCCAGCCAGAGCCTGGCCAGGATTCTCCTGTGCCCCTGGGCGGGCATTGCCCTGGTCATCCTCATCGGCGCTGTGAGCCAGATGAACGGTTCGCCGCCACCAGACGTTTCCTGGCACTTCTTCCTGGCTCTGTGGTTCATACTGGGCCTGGCCGCAGATTTTGGCTTTGCCGCTTATGCCCGGCAGAAACTTCTCACTGAGTTCCGCCTGGCCGCCCAGCAGCGTTACTCGCCTGGCTTTTGGGAAAGGCTGCTCCAGCGAACCGCCCCTGACTCCGGGCAAGCTCCGCAAATCCCTCTCACCGCAAATCGCCGAGCCGCCCTCTCCCGTGACATTCCTCCCAATAGCGCAACGTGA
- a CDS encoding DUF6807 family protein has product MMDKVVRIARFCAAMALMASVAAAQGVPAPGAETFRVLAAGKTSADFSPNSLPATNLAWTRGAESLALVQAEKIVWQFNYGAVAAKPFFHPVAVAGGPVLTCDRPPGHTWHHALWFSWKFIDGVNYWEEDPKTGVAAGLTTWREPQIETRPDFSARIAMDLSYHLPGQPPVMTEHRVIEVSPADKNGAYSQDWTMTFRAADKDVVLNRTPLPGESGGQPWGGYAGLSVRFANEIKDARALTPREQVGFAEGKYRGKAAAMDYTGIFEGREAGIAIFDVAANLNSPSPWYAISDSSMHYFSPAVIQDGPHTLPAGQSFTLRYRVAIHPGRWSLQQLRQAADQYATARSK; this is encoded by the coding sequence ATGATGGATAAAGTTGTCAGAATCGCTCGGTTCTGCGCGGCGATGGCGCTGATGGCTTCGGTGGCGGCCGCGCAGGGCGTCCCCGCACCCGGCGCCGAAACTTTTCGTGTGCTGGCCGCGGGCAAAACATCCGCCGATTTTTCCCCAAACTCTCTCCCAGCCACCAACCTCGCTTGGACCCGGGGAGCCGAGTCCCTCGCCCTGGTGCAGGCCGAAAAGATTGTCTGGCAATTTAACTACGGCGCCGTCGCGGCCAAACCCTTCTTCCATCCGGTGGCGGTGGCAGGAGGACCGGTGTTGACCTGCGACCGGCCACCGGGCCACACCTGGCACCACGCCTTATGGTTTTCGTGGAAATTCATCGATGGTGTCAATTATTGGGAGGAGGACCCGAAGACCGGCGTGGCGGCGGGACTGACGACCTGGCGCGAACCGCAGATTGAAACGCGCCCCGATTTCTCCGCCCGCATCGCGATGGACCTCAGCTACCACCTTCCCGGTCAGCCGCCGGTCATGACCGAGCATCGCGTGATTGAGGTCTCGCCGGCGGACAAGAATGGCGCTTATTCGCAGGACTGGACGATGACATTCCGTGCCGCGGACAAAGACGTGGTTCTGAACCGCACGCCCCTGCCCGGTGAATCGGGCGGGCAACCCTGGGGCGGCTACGCCGGCTTGTCGGTCCGGTTCGCAAATGAGATCAAAGACGCCCGCGCCCTCACGCCGCGCGAACAGGTGGGCTTTGCTGAGGGAAAGTATCGCGGAAAAGCGGCGGCGATGGACTACACCGGAATTTTTGAAGGCCGGGAAGCGGGCATTGCCATTTTCGATGTGGCCGCCAACCTCAACAGCCCCTCGCCGTGGTATGCCATCAGCGATAGCTCGATGCATTATTTCAGCCCGGCGGTCATCCAGGATGGGCCGCATACGCTCCCAGCGGGCCAGAGCTTCACGTTGCGTTACCGGGTGGCGATTCATCCGGGACGCTGGAGCCTGCAGCAGTTGCGCCAGGCGGCGGACCAGTACGCGACGGCCAGGAGCAAATAA
- a CDS encoding response regulator produces the protein MAKPTYFLLVEDDPNDAFFVEREFKQAPAYLGLRIVTDGRNAVRYLRGEGQYADRAKFPVPNVILLDLKMPGMSGFDFLEWLRSEAATEQRVIPVVVMSSSPLQEDIKRAYALGVNSYMTKPIEWTRFRDRIRMLGIYWSEHAETPEASAK, from the coding sequence ATGGCTAAACCAACCTACTTCCTGCTCGTCGAGGACGACCCCAATGACGCGTTCTTCGTCGAGCGCGAATTCAAGCAAGCCCCGGCCTACCTGGGCCTGCGCATTGTCACTGACGGCAGAAACGCCGTCCGATACTTGAGAGGCGAAGGCCAATATGCGGACCGCGCGAAGTTTCCGGTGCCGAATGTGATTTTGCTGGATTTGAAGATGCCTGGGATGAGCGGGTTCGATTTTCTGGAGTGGCTCCGCTCCGAGGCGGCGACCGAGCAGCGGGTCATCCCGGTGGTGGTGATGTCGTCCTCGCCGCTGCAAGAGGACATCAAGCGAGCCTATGCGTTGGGGGTCAATTCTTACATGACCAAGCCTATCGAGTGGACTCGGTTCAGAGACCGCATCCGGATGCTGGGGATTTATTGGTCCGAGCACGCGGAAACGCCGGAGGCCTCTGCTAAGTGA
- a CDS encoding putative Ig domain-containing protein, with translation MKFNSFALLMVLPAIAVSQFNLLASETGEQPHEAAVILTPKPPATPRINGARLFGVRPNHPFLFTIPATGERPMQFAADNLPNGLSIDPASGQITGAIKLPGAYTVVLRASNHLGRAKRKLKIVSGDGLALTPHMGWNSWYVWESRVTDKIMREAADAMVSSGLINHGYQYINIDDCWAVKPGATDPSLGGAPRDAQGRVNPNARFPDMKALTDYIHSKGLKAGIYTSPGPLTCAGHVGAYQHEELDAERFTDWGFDFLKYDWCSYGQIAKDNSLAELQKPYRVMSEILRRQDRDIVFNLCQYGMGKVWTWGKEVGGNSWRTAGDLGGSFEGIPVALFRDGFDVCTRNQLDRFAGPGAWNDPDYLLLGFLSNWKGQTAPTPLTPNEQYTQVSLWCLQAAPLIFSGDLTRLDDFTLSLLSNDEVIAVDQDSLARPGRRASLDEGGEVWAKDMEDGTKAVGLFNRGESERTVRAKWADLGLRGKHAVRDLWRQQDLGKFSAEFHATVPRHGVVLVLVK, from the coding sequence GTGAAATTTAATTCGTTTGCCCTCCTCATGGTTCTTCCGGCGATAGCCGTTTCTCAATTCAATTTGCTCGCTTCGGAAACTGGCGAGCAACCTCACGAAGCAGCCGTCATTCTGACCCCAAAGCCGCCCGCCACACCGCGCATCAATGGCGCGCGGCTCTTCGGCGTTCGGCCCAATCACCCTTTCTTGTTCACTATTCCTGCGACTGGCGAGCGGCCAATGCAATTCGCAGCGGATAACCTCCCAAACGGGCTTAGCATTGACCCTGCCTCCGGCCAGATTACCGGCGCTATTAAGCTGCCCGGCGCCTATACCGTCGTGTTGCGCGCCTCAAACCACCTTGGCAGAGCGAAACGCAAACTCAAAATCGTTAGCGGCGATGGCCTTGCATTGACTCCGCACATGGGCTGGAACAGTTGGTATGTGTGGGAAAGCCGGGTTACTGACAAAATCATGCGCGAGGCGGCTGACGCGATGGTCAGCAGCGGCCTGATCAATCACGGTTACCAATACATCAATATTGACGATTGCTGGGCGGTCAAACCCGGCGCAACTGACCCCTCGCTCGGTGGCGCGCCACGCGATGCGCAAGGCAGGGTCAATCCCAACGCCCGTTTCCCCGATATGAAGGCCCTCACCGATTACATCCATTCCAAGGGCCTCAAGGCCGGCATTTACACATCGCCCGGCCCGCTGACCTGCGCGGGCCACGTCGGGGCCTATCAGCACGAGGAATTGGACGCCGAGCGTTTCACCGACTGGGGCTTCGATTTCCTCAAGTACGATTGGTGTTCCTACGGCCAAATCGCGAAAGACAACAGCCTGGCGGAATTGCAAAAGCCATATCGAGTGATGAGCGAGATACTGAGGCGGCAAGACCGCGACATCGTGTTCAATCTTTGCCAGTATGGCATGGGCAAAGTTTGGACCTGGGGCAAAGAGGTTGGAGGAAACAGTTGGCGCACAGCGGGTGATCTGGGCGGTTCATTTGAAGGAATTCCCGTGGCGTTGTTTCGCGACGGTTTTGATGTCTGTACGCGAAACCAATTGGACAGGTTCGCAGGCCCTGGGGCCTGGAACGATCCCGATTACCTCCTGCTGGGCTTTCTAAGCAACTGGAAAGGACAAACCGCTCCCACCCCGCTGACGCCCAATGAACAATACACCCAAGTCTCTCTCTGGTGCCTGCAGGCCGCCCCGCTGATCTTCAGCGGAGACCTCACGCGGCTGGATGACTTCACCCTCAGCCTGTTAAGCAATGACGAGGTGATCGCTGTGGACCAGGACTCCCTGGCCAGGCCGGGCAGGAGGGCCAGCCTCGACGAAGGCGGCGAGGTCTGGGCCAAAGACATGGAGGACGGCACGAAAGCCGTCGGGCTCTTTAACCGCGGAGAATCTGAAAGGACCGTGAGAGCCAAATGGGCAGACCTCGGTTTAAGGGGCAAACACGCCGTGCGCGATCTGTGGCGCCAGCAAGACCTGGGAAAATTCAGCGCGGAATTTCACGCTACTGTTCCCCGCCACGGTGTGGTGCTGGTTTTAGTGAAATAG
- a CDS encoding DUF6036 family nucleotidyltransferase, with protein MRRSVTVETLKQFMHELAAAARSPGKVYFTGGATALLLGFRQQTIDIDLKLDPEPQGAFEAIALLKNQLDVNVELASPDNFIPAAPDWRERSRPIASIGPVEFFHYDFSLQALAKLERGHSQDLEDVASLIRGGYVTSEDLRRSFAQIEPGLVRFPAIDSRQFSKKVQDFLANAASE; from the coding sequence ATGAGGCGAAGCGTCACCGTCGAAACGCTCAAACAGTTCATGCATGAACTCGCGGCGGCCGCGCGCAGCCCGGGAAAGGTTTACTTCACGGGCGGCGCGACGGCATTGCTCCTCGGCTTTCGCCAACAGACAATCGACATCGACCTGAAGCTGGACCCTGAGCCTCAGGGGGCTTTTGAGGCCATTGCGCTCCTGAAAAACCAGCTCGATGTGAATGTCGAACTCGCCTCTCCCGATAATTTCATTCCGGCCGCGCCCGATTGGCGGGAACGCAGCCGCCCTATCGCTTCGATTGGACCGGTGGAATTTTTTCATTACGATTTCTCTCTGCAGGCCCTTGCCAAGCTGGAACGCGGCCATTCACAGGACCTGGAAGATGTGGCGAGCCTAATTCGTGGAGGGTATGTAACAAGCGAAGATTTGAGGAGGAGCTTTGCTCAAATCGAGCCGGGTCTGGTGCGGTTCCCGGCCATCGATTCGAGACAGTTCAGCAAGAAGGTCCAGGATTTTCTTGCCAACGCCGCGAGTGAATGA
- a CDS encoding formylglycine-generating enzyme family protein, producing the protein MRPGTEKPILLHPRSVQNNSRAKKQPGTFTMGSPPNEAERNSDEVQHRVTISRGFWMEKYLVTQGDYLSLMATNPSYFTSANGYSNDLTRPVETVSWYDASNYCVLRTQQERAGGLIPSNYVYRLPTESEWEYADRAGTTTAFYLGSGLYSGLPGLVVQRQRLPRPADLRSAVNGNGQAESGLSENQSHRDLCLAMLFTNNPFTSGLLAAPRNATAGLHRPRSCPLGFVFARPIAGMALEIGSILTG; encoded by the coding sequence ATGCGCCCGGGCACAGAAAAACCAATTCTCCTTCACCCGCGCAGCGTACAAAACAATTCGCGTGCCAAAAAGCAGCCGGGCACGTTCACGATGGGCAGCCCTCCGAACGAGGCGGAGCGGAATTCCGACGAGGTCCAGCACAGGGTGACCATCAGCCGGGGGTTTTGGATGGAAAAGTATTTGGTGACCCAAGGGGATTATCTCTCCCTCATGGCGACCAATCCGAGTTATTTCACGTCCGCCAATGGATATTCGAATGATTTGACTCGCCCGGTGGAGACGGTAAGTTGGTATGATGCGAGCAATTATTGTGTGTTGCGGACGCAGCAAGAGCGGGCGGGGGGCCTGATTCCCTCAAATTATGTGTATCGGCTGCCGACGGAATCGGAGTGGGAGTATGCGGATCGGGCGGGAACGACGACGGCGTTCTATCTGGGGAGTGGACTGTACTCGGGACTACCCGGACTGGTGGTTCAACGTCAACGGCTTCCGCGTCCTGCTGATCTCAGGTCAGCCGTGAACGGGAACGGTCAGGCGGAATCGGGGCTCAGCGAAAATCAATCCCACCGCGATTTGTGCCTGGCGATGTTGTTCACAAACAATCCTTTTACTTCTGGCCTTCTCGCTGCCCCAAGGAACGCAACCGCTGGTCTCCACCGCCCACGATCTTGCCCTCTCGGGTTCGTGTTCGCCCGTCCGATTGCGGGAATGGCCTTGGAGATTGGCTCGATATTGACGGGGTAA
- a CDS encoding anion transporter gives MNPQAKELVAAAIFCLTYLLISGRRLNILPVNRPAAALMGTVLMVGCGVMTPEQAYQAVDYDTLVLLLGMMLVSAYLYLAGFFDWAADWILLRARTPNELLVYLICVSGGLSALLVNDTVCLMLTPLVIAVVLSGKLPLPPYLLALAMSANLGSVATLVGNPQNMIIGHLSRIPFLRFSASMAPVAVAGLAIEYGVLRIGFRKVLGEPLIHRPEPQTRPLDRRLLGLTFAILVLAFAGFIAGLNLPWTALGSGVLLMVLARRDTHEVLKLIDWHLLVFFAALFVVVEGLSGTGLPNQLFERIQGVFGASPASQGWNLAWFSVLGSNLFSNVPFVLVAGEWIHHFVQPVLMWKVMALATTFAGNLTILGSVANIIVLESARARIEFGFWDYARYGIPVTILTMLVGMVLLMCQ, from the coding sequence GTGAATCCGCAAGCCAAAGAGCTCGTTGCGGCGGCGATTTTTTGCCTCACGTACCTGCTCATCAGCGGGCGGCGCCTGAATATCCTGCCAGTGAACCGGCCAGCGGCGGCGCTCATGGGAACGGTGCTGATGGTCGGCTGCGGCGTGATGACTCCAGAACAGGCCTATCAGGCCGTCGATTACGATACCCTGGTGTTGCTGCTGGGCATGATGCTCGTTTCGGCTTACCTGTACCTGGCCGGTTTCTTCGACTGGGCAGCGGATTGGATTTTGCTCCGGGCCAGGACGCCCAACGAGCTGCTGGTCTATTTGATCTGCGTCTCGGGCGGACTTTCGGCATTGCTGGTCAATGATACGGTTTGCCTCATGCTCACCCCGTTGGTCATCGCCGTGGTGCTCTCAGGCAAACTGCCGCTGCCGCCCTACCTTCTGGCCTTGGCCATGAGCGCCAATCTGGGCAGCGTCGCCACTCTCGTGGGCAACCCGCAAAATATGATTATCGGGCATCTTTCCCGCATTCCGTTTCTGCGTTTCTCGGCCTCAATGGCGCCGGTAGCCGTCGCAGGGTTGGCAATCGAGTACGGCGTGTTGCGCATCGGCTTCCGAAAGGTGCTGGGTGAACCTCTCATTCATCGGCCCGAACCGCAAACACGGCCGCTCGACCGCCGCTTGCTCGGGCTGACCTTTGCCATCCTGGTTCTCGCCTTCGCCGGATTTATTGCTGGATTGAATCTCCCCTGGACGGCGCTGGGGAGCGGCGTATTGCTGATGGTTTTGGCCCGGCGCGACACCCATGAGGTGCTCAAGTTGATTGATTGGCATTTGCTGGTGTTTTTCGCGGCGCTCTTTGTCGTGGTTGAAGGACTCAGCGGAACAGGCCTGCCCAATCAACTTTTTGAGAGAATTCAAGGTGTCTTCGGCGCTTCACCGGCCAGCCAAGGGTGGAATCTGGCATGGTTTTCGGTGCTCGGCTCGAACCTATTCTCCAATGTCCCGTTCGTGCTGGTGGCGGGAGAGTGGATTCACCATTTTGTGCAACCGGTTTTAATGTGGAAGGTGATGGCCCTGGCGACAACCTTTGCCGGGAACCTTACGATTCTGGGTTCAGTGGCCAACATCATCGTCCTGGAAAGCGCCCGGGCGCGCATCGAGTTTGGGTTTTGGGATTATGCCCGCTACGGGATTCCGGTCACAATCCTGACGATGCTGGTTGGGATGGTCCTATTGATGTGCCAGTGA
- a CDS encoding YggT family protein translates to MFRILRAFINVVLSIVALLLTFRLIFKFLVVNTGTPFVAWLYGVTAPLVAPFSKILPNWKFSGFVVDFATVAALIVFALAGSLLLMLFPYSRRVAVTDGVPTNV, encoded by the coding sequence ATGTTTAGAATTCTAAGGGCTTTTATTAACGTTGTCTTGAGCATTGTCGCACTACTGTTAACTTTCAGATTGATATTTAAGTTTTTGGTAGTTAATACAGGCACGCCGTTCGTTGCCTGGCTTTATGGTGTCACAGCGCCGCTTGTAGCGCCATTCTCTAAAATTCTTCCGAATTGGAAGTTTTCAGGTTTCGTGGTTGATTTTGCTACCGTTGCAGCGCTTATCGTGTTTGCTTTAGCCGGATCATTGCTTCTGATGCTTTTTCCCTATTCTCGTAGAGTGGCTGTAACAGATGGTGTGCCCACTAATGTCTAG